The following nucleotide sequence is from Streptomyces leeuwenhoekii.
GTACGGGTTTGCCGGACAGCGCCCCGGGCAATGTAGGCTGTCGACTCGTTCTGGGTGCGTAGCTCAGGGGTAGAGCGCCTGCCTTACAAGCAGGATGTCGGCGGTTCGAAACCGTCCGCGCCCACCGGAACCGGCGGTGCGCACGCACGCCGGTGCGCAGGCCCCCGAAGACACCTCCGGGGGCCTGTGTGCGCGGGTCCGTAGGATGTGGACCGTGATGGGTTCCGAGCAGCATGGCCGACGGCCGCCCGCGTGGCGGTGGCGGGCCGTCTGCGTGCTCGGGCTGCTGGCCGGGTTGCTGGGGATGCACGGGCTGGCGCCGCGGGGCGGTTTGCCGGACCACACCCACACGTCCTTCGCGCACGTGGCCCCGGCGGGGCATCCCCTCGCGTCCTCGGCTGCCGCGCCCCTGACCCCGGCTTCCGCGCCGGGCGCCTCCGTCCCGGCTTCCGTGTCTTCCGGGTCGGCGGACTCCCTCGCGGCTTCCGTGCCTGCGGTGCCGTCCGGACGGGGCCCCGAGCCCGGGCCCGAACGGTCCGCGCCGCCTTCCTCGCCGGCCGCCGCCGCGGCCCACGACGGTTACGGGGCGACGGATGGTGACTGCGGCGGGGGACATGTCCGGCACGCCGATACGACGTGCGCGTCCGGCGCGGTGGGCGGCGGGCCGGTGCTGTCCGCGCTCGTCGCGGACCCGGTGCCGCCGGCCGTCCGCGCCGAGGGCGCGTCCTCCCGCGTGGCCGAGGCACCCGACGGCGCACGCGCGCCGCCGTCCCTCTCCGAACTCCAGCTCCTGCGGATATAGGCACCGCTCCCGCACCGCGCCCCGGCGGGCGCGGCGCATCGGCATGCCGACCATCCCTTCACAGCAGGAATCCAGGAGTTCACCCATGAGCAGCATCCGTACGATGACGCGCCGCGCCGCCCTGGCGGCGGTGGCGGCCGGTGCCGCGCTCGCCCTCGCCGCCTGCGGCGGGGACGGGGACGGCGGCGCCGGACACGGCGGCCACGCCACGGCGTCCGCGAGCGCCGGGGCCACGGCACCGGCGGAGGGCGCAACCGCGACCGCAGCGCACAACGCCCAGGACGTCGCCTTCGCGCAGGGCATGATCCCGCACCACCGCCAGGCCCTGGACATGGCGCGGCTGGCCGTCGGCCGGGCCGCCTCCACCGAGGTCGAGGAACTCGCCGGGCGTATCGAGAAGGCGCAGGAACCGGAGATCGCGACGATGACCGGCTGGCTGAGGTCCTGGGGCGAGCGGGTGCCGGGGCCGGCGGACTCCGCGTCCGGCACCGGCCACTCCGGACATTCCGGCCACTCCGATCAGCCCGGGATGCCCGGAATGATGGACGGCGCGGATATGGAGAAGCTGGAGGAAGCCACGGGCGAGGACTTCGACAGGATGTTCCTGACCTTGATGATCGAGCACCACGAGGGTGCCGTGGAGATGGCCGCGACACAGCGGGAGAAGGGCGCGTACCAATCCGCCCGCGCCCTGGCCGACGACATCGTCACCGCCCAGAAGGCGGAGATCGCCGAGATGGAAAGGCTCCTCGACGGTCGCTGACGGCTCTCCCCGCTTCCCGCCCTCGCGCTCCGTCCGTCTCCGTGCGTCTCCTGCGAGTCCCGCGAGCCCCCCGGGGGGCTCGCAGGAGACCCGGCGTACCTCCGCCAACCCCTGTGGGTCCCTACGAATCCCGCCCGGTCTCCTCGGAGTCCTCGGGCGGGGTCTCGTGGGCGTGCTTGAGCTGGGAACGGGCGGTCACGCGGTCGGGGCCGCCGAGTTCGGACCAGTAGCGGTGAGTGCTGACGAAGACGGCGAGTTCGCGTTCCCGCTGCCGCAGCTTCTCGACCTCGGCCTGCTCGTCGGCGGACCAGCCGGGTGAGGCCGGCCGCTCGACCTTGCGCCAGCCGTTGTCGTCGCTGAAGGCGTCCAGGGGCTCGACCGACCAGGGGAGCCGCTTCAACAGGGCCGACAGCTCGGCCCGGACCTGATGCAGTTCCTGCTGACCGGCCAGGAGGTCACTCGGGAAGTCATAGGTCGTTGTCACGACGCAATGATACGCCTGTTCGAATACGGGTGCCGGGAGGCTCCCGGGGATCCGCCTCCCGGTTCATCCGCACGGGGGTCCCGGGACGTGCGGGCCGGCGCCCCCGCGGGACGCCGGCCCGCACGTCACCGGTGAACGGCGTCCTCCGGATCACGCAGTTCCCGCAGTTCCCGCGGCACTCGCAGTTCCCGCAGTTCCCGCACCATATGGGCGGTCACCGGGACCGCACACCATGACGCTCGGCCGCGCGCAGCAAGGCGCCGCCGATGGCGTCCAGCTCCACGGGGCGGCCGGACTCGGCGTCGCGCTGCATGGACGACTTGGTGTGCGGCGGGAAGGCGTCGTAGCGGGCGGGGGCCTGGGCGGGATCGGCGGGGCCGCCGCAGGCGCGGCTGACCGCGGCCGTCTCCTCCGCCAGGGCCGTCAGCTTCTCGCGGTGCCGCCCGCGCACGGCGCCCAGGGGAAGCCCGTACCGGGTGGTGAGCAGGGCGAACGGCGCGAGGAACGACATCTTCGCCCACAGCGCCGCCGCCTCGCCGTCCACGACCCGCGAACCGGGCCCGCGGCGGACAGCGCCGCCGCGAGGACGTCGAGGCGTGCCCGGGGGGCCGTGCCGGGGCGCCGGTCAGGTCGATCTCCGCGAACGGGCTGCCGTGGTCGGCGGCGTCCCGGGCGGCACGGGTGGGCTCGACCCGGATGACCGCGGGGGCCACCCGCTCGGGTCGGTAGCGGGCCCGCGGGGTGTTCGACGCCGTTGAGGAACGGGACGAGCAGCCCGCCGCCCAGTAAACGGCGGCCGGTGCGCGGTCCAGGGCCGCGTCCAGGGCGGTGTGCTTCACCGTGATCAGGCATGCGTCGACCGGTCCGCGCAGGACGGTGTCCGCCTCGACGCGGGCCGTGAAGTCGCCGAACAGCGCGCTGTGGACGCGGACGCCGTCCGTGCGCAGGGCGTGGGCCGTCTCGTCCCCGGACAGGCAGATCACCCGGTGCCCGGCCCGGGCCGGCAGCGCGGTGAGAAGGCCGCCCACTCCGCCGGGTCGCGGCACGGCCACGGTGAGATCGTCGTCGGCCGTGGTGTGGTCCTTTCACCGGGCGGCCCCTCGGGCGGTGGCCGCCTCGCCGGGATCATGGCGGGGCGCCCGGGTGAGGAGAATGCCCGGCGGTGGCGGGGCCGGTGGACGACACTGGGAGCATGTGCCGCAGCATCAAGACGCTTCGCCCGCCGGTCCTGGCCGAGGAGGCCACCGAG
It contains:
- a CDS encoding DUF305 domain-containing protein, with protein sequence MSSIRTMTRRAALAAVAAGAALALAACGGDGDGGAGHGGHATASASAGATAPAEGATATAAHNAQDVAFAQGMIPHHRQALDMARLAVGRAASTEVEELAGRIEKAQEPEIATMTGWLRSWGERVPGPADSASGTGHSGHSGHSDQPGMPGMMDGADMEKLEEATGEDFDRMFLTLMIEHHEGAVEMAATQREKGAYQSARALADDIVTAQKAEIAEMERLLDGR
- a CDS encoding DUF6153 family protein, which gives rise to MGSEQHGRRPPAWRWRAVCVLGLLAGLLGMHGLAPRGGLPDHTHTSFAHVAPAGHPLASSAAAPLTPASAPGASVPASVSSGSADSLAASVPAVPSGRGPEPGPERSAPPSSPAAAAAHDGYGATDGDCGGGHVRHADTTCASGAVGGGPVLSALVADPVPPAVRAEGASSRVAEAPDGARAPPSLSELQLLRI